The stretch of DNA CAGGTTTAACGTCTCGAAAGAAATATCGTACACTTGCCGCTTGGCGACGCTGGAAGATGCGGCAGAAATTGCGCTGTTATGGGCTAAGTTTGCCCATGAACGAGAAATGGCAGATCCAGCTTTATCGATTAAGTCTGACTTTAACTTCCAGGCTTATATCGTGCAACAGCTCAAACGTCCCCTGAGTTATGGATGGGTATTGGAAGATGCTCAGAAGACTCCGTCAATTGTGGGCTGTTTGTTGGTCTACTGTTATGATGAAGCACCGCCACCGAATTTGCCCCTAGAATGGCAATCTGAACATAAACTGAATAATCCGTTTAAGCCACGGCGTGTGGGTTCGGTTTTGGGACTCTACATTGAGCCGGAATACCGTAATCCGCAGACGATTCAATTGCTGACTGATGCAGCACTTGATAAGGCTTATGAGATGAAGGTGAGCCATTTGGATATCCTGGTTTCTGCCCAACAGACGGGGATGCAGGCGTTTTTGAATCGCTCTGGGTTTACGAAGCCGGCGGTGCAATATACGAGAGAGTTGGCGATTATTGATGAGGGTGAGTTGCCCATGAAAACATTGGAGGGTTTGCCAATTTATGCAAACCCGGTTCGCCATCCCCAGACTCAAGATTGGGTATTTGATCGCCAAGGCAATTTACTGGTTTGTCCGGTGGTTAAAGATGACACGGGTCAAGTGCTGGAATTACAAGGAATTCCCCAATTTTATCCTCCTGATTATGAATGGGTGAATGGAGAATTACGCTTGAAACAAGATGAACAAGGTAATTATGTCTTCTGTGATGTGGAGAGAGATAGGGAGGGCACCATTGTACTTTCTCCTGATGGTTTCCCCCTCTTTAAGCCAGCGAAAGTGATTTCTATGGCAGTGAATTAATTTATGTAGGGGTGAAAATTTTTTCGCCCCTACAGACTCTGCTACAGCGCTAAAATGGGGTCAAGTTTTCCTTGGGCATCAAGGTCATAAATACCGCTACAGTCGCCCACATACTTGTCGTCAACAAAGATTTGAGGGAGCGATCGCGGTCCACCCGTGCGCTTTACCATTCCATCCCGTGCATCTTCGTCTCCATCGATACAATGCTCAATATAGTCAACACCTTTACGGTTTAACAGGGCTTTGGCTCGCAGACAAAAGGGGCAAGTACTCCAAGTGTAAATTTCAACGTTAGGCATAATGGTTGTGGTTCTCCAAGGATCGAATTCCTTTACAATTCTATACAAAATTGGCGATCGCCCCAGGTAATATCAACTCTTTAGATGTTTGCGACAGATGATTGACACGGGGACTCGGAGACACGGGGACACGGGGATTGATGTGTAGCGTGATTTTTGGGATTTGACATAACGATTGCCGGAAGCACCCAAAACAAGATACGATGCTCCTTTGAGCTTATGAATATTGCTTAGTCTGAGGATTACTTCATCAGTGCGAAAGATAGTTTTAGCAGGTAACTGGAAAATGCACAAAACCCAGGCCGAGAGCCTAGAGTTTGTGCAAACATTTCTCTCTCAATTGGAACAAACCCCCGCACAACGAACCGTCGTTTTGTGCGCTCCCTTTACAGATCTAGGGATTCTGGCAGAAAAATTAAGGGACACTCGTGTCAATCTGGGCGCTCAGAATATTCACTGGGAAGACCAGGGTGCTTATACCGGTGAAATTTCGGGACCCATGCTGACGGAGATCGGAATACAGTATGTGGTCATTGGTCACAGCGAACGCCGGGAGTATTTTGGCGAAACGGATAAAACGGTAAATGCCCGTCTGAAAGCGGCTCAGAAACATGGGCTAATCCCCATTCTCTGTGTGGGAGAAACGGAAGCACAACGAGCGAATGGGGAAACAGAATCTCATATTAGTTCCCAATTGGATCTCGATTTAATCGGGATCGATCAAAGTCAATTGGTGATTGCCTATGAGCCAATTTGGGCAATTGGAACCGGAAAAACTTGTGATTCTAAGGAAGCCAACCGGGTGATTGGTTTGATTCGTTCTCAGCTCTCGAATCAGGATGTGCCGATTCAATATGGAGGTTCCGTTAAACCAGAAAATATTGATGAGATTATGGCCCAAACGGAAATTGATGGTGTTCTTGTTGGTGGTGCAAGTCTGGATGCAAAAGGGTTTGCCCGGATTGTCAATTACCAGTAATTCCATGGGTGAATTGCTGATGGCGTAGGGGTTGGTTGGCCAAGCCCCTAATACCATTTTCCTCTAAGCCTGCCATTCATCAGTCCTTGGGAGGCAAGGGGCACTTAGCCCCTTGTTAAGCGTCGCTTTATAAAAAATGCTATAAAACGTTAGGTTTGCTCAGGACAAAAAGATTATGGCTTGGATAGTGCGGGGACGCTCCTTTGATTGGGGAATGAAAACCTATATTATGGGAGTGTTGAATGTTACGCCAGATAGTTTTAGTGATGGAGGGCAGTTTAATCGTTTAGAAACGGCGATCGCCCACAGCCAATATTTAGTCGATCATGGGGTAGATGTGGTCGATATTGGTGGACAATCCACCCGCCCCGGTAGTCCTCAAATTTCCCTCAATGAGGAGTTAAATCGGGTGATTCCGGTCATTGAAGGCTTGCGAAATTTACCGGAACCCTATGGCACTATTCCTGTTTCCATTGATACGACGCGCTCCGAAGTCGCTAAGGCGGCGGTAGAGGCAGGTGCAGACTGGGTGAATGATATTTCAGGTGGAGATTTCGATAGCCAAATGTTGGCGACAGTCGCTCAACTGGGAGTCCCAATCATCTTAATGCATATGCGGGGGACTCCAGAAACGATGCAACAGTTGACCAACTATGAAGATTTAATGGGCGAAATTGTTGGGGTTTTAGGGGAGAAAATTCAGAAGGCTTTCAAGGCGGGAATCAAAGATATAATTATCGATCCGGGGATTGGCTTCGCCAAAACTTACGACCAAAATGTACAGATTTTGCGCCAGATTCCCAGACTGCGAGAACTGGGTTATCCAGTGTTAATTGGTGCATCTCGCAAGAGTTTTATCGGTCATATTTTAAACGAATCTGACCCGAAAAAACGGATTTGGGGTACAGCCGCCGCTTGTTGTGCAGCCATTTCTGGAGGTGCAGATATAGTGAGAGTCCACGATCTACCGCAGATGGTAGAAGTGTGTCGAGTTGCTGATGCGATTTATCGAGGTTCAATTAACAATTAACAATTTGGATATAATGTGGTAGTTTCCTTTGGTGGTACAATGAAGCGGGTTCAATGGCGATTAATATAAAAAACGGATTTTTCCAGAAAGAAGATGGACTTGATGCCCAAGAGTATGTAGATCTCGAACGTGCCTCATAGAATGGTTGATACAACTCCAAGGTCAAGTGGTTGGCTTAGATACAGCACTTCTAATATACTTCATTAAACAAAATGAAGCCTATTTGGAGTTGGTTCGTGCTTTTTTCATGCTATGAGTCAAGGTGAGTTTCAATTCGTCACATCTACGTTAACTTTAACAGAAGTTTTAGTCCATCTACTACGGCTAGGTAATAGGGAACTGGCTCAACAGTATCGCGAGATTATTCTTAATCAAGAGCATGGGAATTCCAGCCTCCATTAAATCGAGGGCAATACCGTATTCTGTCCCATCAAGTTGAATCCAAACTTTACCATTAATAATCTGAATATCCATCAAACATCCATGCATACGAGAACCATTCTTTTTCCAGCCATCAGACATGACAACATAGTGGTCTTGAGTCGTATCAAATACGGTTTTATTCTGAAGTTCTAAGATATCAGGATTAGCATATTGGCGAGTGGTAAATTCTGATAATAAAGTTTTGATAATAGTGCGGTATTGCTCTAGCTCGTCCATGATACAATTACCTCCTACTCTGAGTTAAAAACAAGTAACTTAAACCGACGATTTTCCAGCAGAACTTTACCAATTGACATCGATTCTTCAAAGAGATTGCTAAACACAACATCTCGGATGGCTAAGAAAAGTTATCGTTCTGGTTCAATTCTAGCCAGTAAATATTAGTAAAGGAATGCGATCGCCAATTTTGGCAAAAATCAGCACTCAGATCGCTCCCTGATGCTTTGTTCCGTTTCCAGGCGAGCTAGTGTAGTCGCTGCTTCGGCTAGATATAGAGCGGCTAGAGCGCGTTTTTTAGGATCTGTTTCTTCTTTGAGATCTTGGGTAAAAATTAAAATTCGATGACGATAAGCACGTATGGATTCTGAATCATTAATTGGATTAATATGGATACTCATAGGTCAAGGGGAAACTCTCTTATGCGAATATCTAAGAGTTGTTGCTCTGGTTCGAGGTAGATAAACCGAACTTCCAGTAGTTCATTTGCTCCTAGGGTAACATCTTGAGAGGTTTCTGGAGGGTTGACAGATTCATGAAAAGCAATGGCTGTATACTGCCCAGGAGGAAGATCGGGGAACTGAGCATCTGCCCAACGCCAGTTAACGGGTTTTTGGCTGATCAGGGTTCCGTCTTGTTGAATGATCGCCACAAAGAGGGTTCCTTGATGAGAAGCCATAGCGTAACCTTCTTGATTGCGAATCGTGATAAAAATATCTGACATGGAGACAATGACTACGCTTTGATTTAATTTAACCACAGAGGCACGGAGAAAGACAGAGAGCTTTTAAATCTAACTCGGTAAAGGAAGGTCATCGCTACCGCAAACGCCTCCCTCTACAATGAAGCATATCGTCTTCAGAATAAAAATTTAGCTAAAATATGGCTGTATTCTCAAGCCTCGGAAGTCATGACTTCAACTCAATATCAACTCTCCCTCAACTTTGAGCAAGTTTTAACCTTGATTAAACAAATGTCTGAGGTGGAAAAACGACAATTACATCAAGAATTAGCCCAAGAATTATTAGATCATCAATCCAATCAATGGCCAGATATTATCTTATCCTACGAAGGCATATCTGACTTTCCTGCATTTGAGTCTTATCGTGACGAACTGATTCCACTGTGTGAAATGGATTTATTTTAATGCGCTATTTACTCGATACTTGCGTCATCAGCGACTTTATTAAAGGCGAAGTGGGTACTCAAATTCGACTCAAGCAAACCCCACCGGCTGATATTGCTGTCTCTGTCATTACGGTGATGGAGTTACGCTACGGGTTAGCTCTCAATCACCAACGGGCACAAAAAGTCGAACCGGCGATCGCTAGTTTTCTAGCTTCTGTTACCATTCTTCCTTTGAATCAGCCAGAAGCAGAACAAGCAGCGCAGATTAGGGCGATGCTGAAAACTCAAGGTCAGCCGATAGGTGCTTATGATATCTTGATTGCAGCAACTGCTCTGCATCATAATCTACTCATGGTGACAGCGAACCAACGAGAATTCGATCGCGTCTCTGGACTGCAAACAGAAAACTGGCGGGGATTTTAGCACATGGGGATGATGTCTAGCCTGGGAATCGCTCGCATCGTAACCAGTGGGCAAGCTACAGTTAGTGACGATTGATCGGTATTAAAGATCGAGTGGGTATCGCGCCCTGGGGGAGATAGAAGCATTATGGACACAAATGAAGCGTATCGCATAGCCCAAGAGCGGATAGCAGCAGCACAGCAGGAAAAGGCAACCGAGCTGGATTTGAGTAATTTGGGGTTGACTGAAGTGCCGGAGGCGATCGCGCAACTGACCAATTTGCAGACGCTTTGCCTCGATAAAAACCAAGTGAGTCATCTGCCAGAGGCGATCGCTCAACTAAGTAATTTGCAGCAACTTAAACTCCATCACAACCAACTGAGTCACCTGCCAGAGGAGATCGCTCAACTAACTAATTTGCGGGAGCTTAACCTCTCTGATAACCAACTGAGTCACCTGGTTGAGGAGATAGGTCAACTAACTAATTTGCAGCGGCTTTACCTCCATCACAACCAACTGAGTCACCTGCCAGTCGAAACCGGCTTTTTCGATCGCCCCGAAGCTATCTCGATTAAAGTGAAACTCACGCTCTGGTGCGAACATTCGCGCCAACCCCTCCCCAAAATCAACGCCCAATACTCTCAAAACCCCAAAGACCAAGAAAAAGGAGTCTATATCCTCGAATTCCCTCGCGAGTGGTTGGCCAGAGCCACCCCTTACCTGACTGCTGTCACTCGCACCGTTGGATTAATAGTCCCCGTTGTTTCCTCAGCCGGGAAGTTCTTAATGGACGATATCTATAACGAGATGCCAAAAGAATGGCTGTTTGCTCAAAAAAGCATCGAAGCGTCCATGAAAGCAGGAGAGATGGCTCTAGACTCTGCCAGTCAAGGCAACGATCCCGGTCTCGAACGGGGAAGGGCGATCAATTCTCATGGCCCCATCCTGCGACAGCTTCACAGTTTCCTCAAAGAAAAAGACCCCACATTTGGCTCTTTAGTGCGCGTGCAAGATCGGCAACAAAAATACTTTTGGGTTCACAAGAAGTATGTCGATGAGTATTAACGTTCAGTGGACATTGATCCAACGGACTGAAGATGAAAGTTAATCGTTACCTTGAATACAAGCTATTTCTGCTTCTTCTAAAGCTTGGCTACTTCCCACTTGCCAAGAGCGCTTAATGGCAGTGGGAATGATTTCTGTGAGGTTGATCTGGGGAAACAGAGGGCTGGTTTTCGAGGCTGTATAGTGCCCATTTTCTTCGAGCAGATAGATGGTGAGATGTTGACCATCATACACCCAGAGTTCTGGAACGGCGATCGCCTCATACGCCGCTAAGGGAGTCCGAGAGGTAATATCGATTTCAATGGCTAAGTCCGGAGCAGGATCGCCCGTTTGCAGGCGACGGCGATTAATGATACGCTCATAATTCTGAATATAAAAGCAAGCATCCGGCTCAACTCCTGCGATTCCTTCCTGTTTAAATGTGGTCGATCCGAACGATTCAAAGCGCCTGCCTGCTTTGCGGAGTAAGGTTTTCACCAGATCGGTAATCAGTTCTTTGGGTCGTTCGTGTTCCGGTAGAGGAACTATAATCTCTAATGTCCTCTGACTATAGATTAATCTGGCACTGCGATGTTCGCCCCATTCGTGTAAAATTTGTTCAAACTCCTGCCAACTGACTCCAGGAATGGTTACCATACTTCCAGGAGCGATATGAATTTGATGGATAGGTTGAGTAAAGGCAACAGTTGCAGTCAATGCGATCGCCCCTTGAGTTGAAACCGAACATCGATCCAAATTGTTTGGCTCTCAACTATACTATAACGTTGACCGATAAAATGGTTGTCATGGCGACCCCAGGGAAGCTATCTCTCAAACAAGGTTCATGATAGTTGATCGATGAAGGGACTGAAAAAATTGCCTCCTCTGGGCAACGTCATTAAAATTCTGGGCATCAATCTGGTTTTGATGTTCCTCTTGCTAGAGGGAGTGTGTTTAGGCTTTTATGCAGCTCAACATCAGCAACTCTATTATGGGCGATCGCCGGATAATTCAGACAACCCAGAAGACAATCCCATCAACCTCGATCAACAAGGGATTCGCTTAGAAGAGAATATCACCGAAATTTTACATCCCTTTTTGGGCTATATTGCTAAACCCGGTACAGGGTTTGGCGGCTTTGAATTTCAGTCTGTTTTTAATGCCAACAATTATGGTTTAGTTTCTCAACTGAATTATCCCTACATTCGGCAAAATCCAAATCAGGTGCTGGTGGGCATTTTTGGCGGCTCCGTTGCCACATTCTATTACATGAATGAAATTGAAAATCCTACCCTTGCCCGAACCCTGAACAATTTACCCGAATTTGCCAATAAGGAAATTGTCCTCTTAAATTTTTCCCAAGGGGGATATAAGCAACCGCAACAACTCCTGGCGCTGAATTACTTTTTATCCCAAGGGCAAGAGCTGGATCTAGCCATCAACATTGATGGGTTTAATGAAGTCGCGATCGCCAACAATAATATCGAGAAAGAAATCGCACCCTCCATGCCGAGCGCTCTACAAGTCATGCCCCTAGTTCAGTTAGCCAATAATAACCTCTCTACAGAACAAATGAAAATCATGTTAGAGGTGATTGGAATTAAGGACAAACTCAAAAATAGCTTGCAAGGGCAACAAGATTGTGTGTTAGCGTTATGCTACTTCTGGGAACAGATACGCTCAACTGTTTTAATCCGGAACTATTACGATCGCCTAGAAGACTTTGACGATAAACGTAAAAAATCTGCCACTCCCGATGAATCGTTAATTTATCTCCAACCCTGGGAAAGCCAAGGCACGGAAAGCGATTACGAAAGCATGGCCCAGATTTGGATACAGTCTTCTTTAGCTATGTCTTCCGTTCTTCAAGCCCGAAATATTCCCTATTTTCATATTCTACAGCCCAATCAATATTATCCCACAGAGCGCCAGTTTAGTGCGGAAGAACAACAGCAATTCGCCCCCGAAAATAATAGGCGTAATCCTTATCTTGATGGTGTACAGTTGGGTTATCCCTATCTGCTCCAAGCCAGCCAAGAGTTATTAGATAATGGGATCTATTTTTTTAATGGAGTTACTGCTTTTGATGGCGAGCCAGATACGGTTTATATTGATACTTGTTGCCATTATAATCAAACCGGAAGAAATATTTTTGCCAATTTTGTCGCCAGTCAAATTGCGCTTACCCTCAGTCCACCAAATCTTCAGTAATCATGCTTAAGTTTGAGCCAAAATGGATTAAAGTCATCTTGATTAATATGGGCAGTGTTTTGCTGTCTTTAGAACTGCTGTCCCTAGGGTTTTATGGACTGAAAATGCAGCAATGGTTTTATACTCGTTCCCCAGAATCAAAACAAACCTATGAGGCAGTTCATGAAATAGGAAATACGGGAGTCAATTTAGATGAAAGTTTACTGTTGAGATTACATCCTTATTTTGGCTATACTGATTTTAAGCCAGAAGAGCCGACCATTAATAATTATCAATTTGGTTCGCTAAGGGATTATCCTGTGCTGAAACAGAACGAGCGCCAGTACATCATTGGTATTTTTGGCGGATCGGTGGCGCTGGCGATCGCCAACACGGAAGCGCAGTATCAAATTGTTACCAATACCCTCCAGCAACTCCCTCAATTTGCTGACAAAGAAATCATCGTCTTAAATTTTGCCCAAGGAGGCTATAAACAACCCCAGCAACTCTTAGTCTTTAACTATTTCTTATCCCTGGGGCAACGCTTCGATATGGTGATTAATATTGATGGCTTTAATGAAGTCGCTTTATCGAGCCTTAATTATCCCGAAAATGTTCATTTATCCCTACCCAATGCTTCCTTGATGAAAGCATTAGTTAATCTGGGAAACCATCAATTCTCTGCCAAAGATCTAGAAATAGCAATTAAAAACCGTGAATATAACGCTACCCTTCGCAAAATCCAAAATCGACAAAATTCTTGTTGGTTTGCCCTCTGTTATATTAGCCAACAGTTCCATTATCAACTGCTACGTCGAGACTATCAACAGTTTTTAAGCCAACAGGAACAAAAGACATCAGAAACCGTTGTCTTAGCTCCTATCTCTAATGCCTTTAGCCTATTTTATCTCAATCCTCCCGATCCAGATACTACGGCTAAAACCCTCTATCCTAAAATTGCCCAAACCTGGGTCAATAGCTCGATTTTAATGGATCAAACCCTAACCAGTCAAAATGGACTATACTTCCATTTCTTACAACCGAATCAATATTATCCCACCCAACGCCAGTTTACTCCTGAAGAACAAAAACAAGCAATTAATCCCGAACAAATTTATGCCCAAGGAGTGCAACAAGGTTACCCCATATTAATGGCAGCTCTTACCCAACTACAAAACAATCAGGTGAATATTTTTAATGCAGCAACGGTTTTTGATGCTGAATCTCAACCTGTATATAGCGATGATTGCTGCCATTATAATCTTCTCGGTAATCAGATTTTTTCCCAATTTATCGCTAACCGTATTGTCGAAACCTTGCAAGCAGAGCAAAGCTCTACAACAGCTCAAACCAAATCAAAGAACTTAGCGATAAATAACCCATAGAAGACAAAAAATAATAATCCTTCCCATTGGGTAATGTGTTTATCTTGGGTAACCGTATAAAATAAAAGCGTTCCGGCAGCAAAAAAAGGTAATCCAATAATCAGTAAATCGTGGTTAATTTCTAATTCCGCAATTAATCCTGGAATACCCATCACCACCAACGAATTAAAAATATTAGAGCCAACCACATTTCCTAATGCCATTTCTGCATTGCCTTTACGGGCAGCATTTAAACTGACGATTAATTCAGGTAACGAAGTCCCTAATGCTACGGCACTGACGGCGATAATATGTTTGCCTATGTTTAAAGCTTCCGAGATTTGGGTAACGGATTCAATGGTGAAAACTGCACCAAAATATAACCCAAAACAACTGGTGACTAGAACCAGAGCTTCTTTAATAGGAAAGGTTTGAGGATTAGGGTTGTCCGTATCTTCTTCCGTACGATGGCTGAGGGTATAGAAGAGGTAAACGATATATCCAAGGATGCAAAAAATGGCTTCACCATGGGAAAATTGCTCATTAATGACAGCGAGGATGAGCAGTAGGGCAGAGCCTAACAGTAGGGGTAAGTCAACTTTGGTTAGGTCGTATTCTAGGATTAAGCCTTTACTAAAAACGGCAGCTACGCCAACAATGAGAAAAATATTGGCAATGTTTGATCCTAAGACATTACCGAAGACAATTTCTGAGGAGTTATCGAAAACGGCAACGAGAGAAGAGAGGAGTTCTGGTAGAGAAGTACCAACAGATAATAATAATACTCCTACAATAAAGGAAGGTAATCGGAAAAATAAGCCTAAAACTTCGGCTGAGTCGGTAAAAAAGTCAGAGGATTTAATTAACGCGGCTAAACTAATAATAAAAACCAGAGACCACAGCAAAATTACAGATGTCATAGAGTGAAGAATTCAACAAAGAAAAGTGAGGAACCCTCCGGATCGGGGTTAATAATGATCCAATCCGGCTGATGATTGGGACAAATTTTAATAATATTTCAATAATACTTTAAAATAGTCTTAATGAATAAGAAGAAGGATGGGCTATCTGATGATACACAACATCCTTCGCAATCCGGGTCTTCTATGGCAGTCTAAGCCTCATCGTAGGGTTCCATATCTAACAAATAGAGATAGGGTTGAACAATATCTACCATTTCTGGACGCTGGAAGGCGATCGCCCGCAATAGATGCCAGTCCCTTAACCCCTCAAAGGCATTACTATATTCATCTTTCTCCAAACGGGTCGCAAGCAGGGTAACATCTTCTGAAGTCATCTTAGAAATTGCCTGCTTGGAGATGGTGATCATTGCCATAGTTGAGCCTCCCATTGCACCGTCTGTGTATCAACCCTATCTTATCCCATTTAGATCTCAGATTGAATCCCATCAGATTGCACTATGGTTCACGTTTAGGCTAAGTTCCGGCCATCGTCTCCTGAGACTGTTCTTCTGAGATTTCTGCTAAGAGGTTCTCACCCTTCAGCATCCGTTGAGCCGCTTCTAACAGAGCTTCCTCTAAGTACGGCTTCGTGAAATATCCCTTCGCTCCCAAGGAAGCAGCATGTTGTTGATACTTAGACGCACCCCGTGAGGTGAGCATTGCCATGGGAATTTCCTTGAGAATATCATCACCCTGGAGACGCTCCAACAACTCCAAACCATTCAGTTTCGGCATCTCAATATCACAGAAAATCATGTCACAAGGTAGACCCGCTCGTAATTTCTCCCAAGCATCTAAACCATTCCGAGCCTGTTCTACCCGATATCCAGACTTCACAAATGTCATCGATAACAGCTCGCGTACTGTAATTGAATCATCGACAATTAATACCGTCGGCTCAGACTTGTCAATGGGTTCGGGTTCTGGGGGAACCACTTCTTCCCACATGCGAGAATCTCGTCGAGAACGACCCATGGATAGATCGATTAACTCTAGCACATCGGCGATCGGCATAATCCGACCATCCCCCAGTACCGTCGCTCCCGCGACACCCACCGGTTTAGGAATGGGCCCCTCTAACTGCTTGATTACAATTTCCTGCTCTCCTAAAACCTGATCCACTTGAAGCGCCAAATACTGACCTGCACTGCGCAAAATCACAATCGAGATAATGTCATCGTCCGCCGAACCTCCAAACACCCGTCCTCGGCCAATTGTCCGGTTATACTGCAATAATTCTGCTAGGGGTCGGAACGGTAGTTCAGTATCCCGCCATTTAATGCAATGGACACCGTCCTTATTGGCGTAAACCCGATCCTTCGGCACATCTAACATATCTTCCACCCCATCCATCGGGAAGGCAACCCTTGCATGGTTACTAATACAACAGAGTGCTTTAGAAATACTCAAGGTTAACGGCAGACGAATGGTAAAGGTTGTCCCTTGTCCTTCTGTTGAATCTGTTGTGATCACCCCGCGAATTTCTCGCAGCGCCACTCGCACCACATCCATCCCCACGCCTCGACCCGCAAAATTATCTGCCTTATCTTTGGTACTGAACCCAGGATGGAAGAGCAAATCATAGATATCTAAGCGGGACATTGATTCTGCTTCTTTGGGTGTAATCAAACCTTTTTCCAGAGCTTTAGACTTCACCCGCTCCGTATTAATCCCTGCGCCATCATCAGAAACTGAAATCACCGTTTGGTTCCCTTGGTGGAAGGCTCTAACGGTAATTTTGCCCACCCCTGGTTTACCTAATTTCTTACGCTTCTCGGGGGTTTCAATCCCGTGGGTCATGGCATTATTGATCAGGTGAGTCATCGGATCGAATAACTGCTCCTGAATCATTTTGTCGATTAACGTATCTTTTCCTTCAATATGAATTTCTGCCTGCTTATTCAAACCTGTAGCAATGCGGCGTACTGCTCCGGGTAGACGGTCCGCCGTTTGTGCAAAGGGAACCATTCGCGTGCGCGTTAACCCTTCTTGTAATTGGGTGGTGACCTGGCGGAATTGACGAGTGACTTGATCGTTTTCTTCAACGATAAACTCGATGTCGGAGGAAGATTCCCGTACTCGGACAATCAGCTCAATGGTTTCTTGGGAAAGGGTATGGAAGGGAGTAAAGCGATCCATTTCAATGTGATCCCAACCATCGTTTTGATTGGAATCTCCTGAGCCATTGCCAGGGGAGAAAGCAGAACGATGGCCATGGCGAGAACTGAGTAAGGCGGATTCTAGAAGACTTCGCTCGTAGAGATCTCGCATTTTACCCCCCACATCGCTCAGTTGCTGTACCAAATACAGTAAGTTATCTAGACATTGGCGCAGTCGTTCTTGGTTCTGCTCTAGGCTATTGCGGTTAACGACCAATTCCCCAACTAAGTTACTGAGATTATCGAGTTGTTTGATGGGAACCCGCATATTCTGCTCAACTCGTTTGGCGGCTTTCGGCGATCGCGCCGTTGTCGCATTAGCCGTTGGTGGCCCCCCTAATGCCTGATCTGCATCCGCTAACAAATCTTCTAGATCATCAAATTCCCCTTCAGTCGTTTCCAGAGTTTCCGCAGGTGTACGACTGACCTCTTGTCGTAGAGATGGACTTGGTAAAGTCACTGGCTCATCTAAAAATGTCTCTAATTGGGTAAAGATTTCGATATTTTCACGCTGCTTCTGGTCTTCTCCCAAAAAAGCTTCTAACTCTTGCCACTGTCGAGAAGATGAATCTACAGGATTTAAATCATCACCAAAATCCAAACTCTCCAAT from Roseofilum reptotaenium CS-1145 encodes:
- a CDS encoding hybrid sensor histidine kinase/response regulator; this encodes LDESSSAEEDIFGLDENVESLALDELGANESLEDLSLTEDLDESSSEEEDIFGLDESAESLEDLSLTEDLDESSSEEENIFGLDESAESLALDELDANESLEDLPLTEDSDSSELLELEVLEENESLEDFSPTEELDGLDVLDTDQSNELVSEESEELDTFESSSEMIPELENQEKEDISIPQDSDDFDLMMGTETSRIEEDLSRSDTSVDDFFNVSDSNLSAPSYSPSIDSDDFFTSEPIALDPPSKSSISDNLDGRVRDEEDSRRSSELASETSQSESQEESDIQSLLEENHELTEELVNENLESIDLESTAREDIDLNLEDSSELDGLNLEAQESDAISEEVDLDLGEDSDLDALSLETQESDAINEGMDLDLGEDSDLDVLSLETQVSDSISEGMDLDLGDSSDLDGLSLEAQESDTISEEMDLDLGEDLDLDGLSLEAQESDTISEEMDLDLGEDLDLDGLSLEAQESDTISEEMDLDLGEDLDLDGLSLEAQESDSISEEMDLDLGEGLDLVETQESDTISEEMALDLGEDLDLDGLSLEAQESDSISEEMDLDLGEGLDLVETQESDTISEEMDLGLGEDLDGLSLETQESDSISEEMDLDLGLMIDSDEDPSQNTLIQEIDDFGLGEPLNPDPLDLSSDFTEDAGLDLDETVIEEPSEGLDGLDFSLEIEENAPDDLSTLFSDEPEMLGDEESLEDLNELTLFEEDLGSTDETLESLDFGDDLNPVDSSSRQWQELEAFLGEDQKQRENIEIFTQLETFLDEPVTLPSPSLRQEVSRTPAETLETTEGEFDDLEDLLADADQALGGPPTANATTARSPKAAKRVEQNMRVPIKQLDNLSNLVGELVVNRNSLEQNQERLRQCLDNLLYLVQQLSDVGGKMRDLYERSLLESALLSSRHGHRSAFSPGNGSGDSNQNDGWDHIEMDRFTPFHTLSQETIELIVRVRESSSDIEFIVEENDQVTRQFRQVTTQLQEGLTRTRMVPFAQTADRLPGAVRRIATGLNKQAEIHIEGKDTLIDKMIQEQLFDPMTHLINNAMTHGIETPEKRKKLGKPGVGKITVRAFHQGNQTVISVSDDGAGINTERVKSKALEKGLITPKEAESMSRLDIYDLLFHPGFSTKDKADNFAGRGVGMDVVRVALREIRGVITTDSTEGQGTTFTIRLPLTLSISKALCCISNHARVAFPMDGVEDMLDVPKDRVYANKDGVHCIKWRDTELPFRPLAELLQYNRTIGRGRVFGGSADDDIISIVILRSAGQYLALQVDQVLGEQEIVIKQLEGPIPKPVGVAGATVLGDGRIMPIADVLELIDLSMGRSRRDSRMWEEVVPPEPEPIDKSEPTVLIVDDSITVRELLSMTFVKSGYRVEQARNGLDAWEKLRAGLPCDMIFCDIEMPKLNGLELLERLQGDDILKEIPMAMLTSRGASKYQQHAASLGAKGYFTKPYLEEALLEAAQRMLKGENLLAEISEEQSQETMAGT